The Marinomonas profundi DNA segment AACTGCAGCATTATTGGCCCAAGCTTCGTCTGTAATGGCTGCAAAGAGAGCATAAAAGCCAACCAATCTTGCTGAACGTCACGCCAAGGGCGCTCTAATAATCGATGAGTCACTGTTTGTGGCGCTTTAAAACTAAACTTAAAATCCTCGCCAACAGACTCATACCAGCGCAATAGCTGAGCATCATCCACCTTGGTATAAAAAGTGCTGCCCACCTCGACCGTTGAGAACACTTGCGAATAGCGACCAATTCGCTCCGCAGCAGGCAGTGAGGCAGGGTAAAGCCAATTCACCCACGCCGGATGCTGCCATTGCGCCATGCCATAACGGATCATAGCGGCACAATTTGGCGATATTCAATCGCCTCAATAAAGTAAGTTTTCTCCCCCCCTGCAAGACGAATCGTCACCTCATCCCCTTGTTGTTTTTTCAACAAAGCGCGAGCAACTGGGGAATCTATACTAATATAAGCACCATGATGATCTAACTCATCCGGCCCGACAATGCGGTACTCTTTGGTTTCGCCCTCTTCCTCTTCTAACGTCACCCAAGCACCAAAAAACACACGCGTTTGATCACTGGGAAAGCGATCAACCACAGTACAAGCATCCAAACGTTTCTCTAGATAACGCACTCGGCTATCTATTTCACGCAGCTGTTTTTTGCCATAAATGTATTCCGCATTCTCGGAACGATCGCCCTGAGCGGCGGCTTCACGCACTGTTTCTGTTACCGCAGGGCGTTTTTCCTTCCACAGATATTTCAATTCAGACAACAAGGCCTGAGCGCCTTCTTGAGTAATGTAGGCAGACTTAGGGGGAGATGGAGGACGATATCGACTCATGCACGGCAGCCTATTTTAAAAGATAAAAACCAACATAAAAAAAACAAAAATGCCGCCAGCGGTTACTTGGCGGCATTTTACTCATCACAGCAATAAGAAACGAAAGTTATGCTTATGATTCTTGTTTATGGCTCTTGTTTATGACTCTTGTTTATGAACATGGACATCCATCTGTGGATAAGGAATACCAACGCCGCGCTCATCAAATGTGTATTTAATCTTCTCTAAAAGGTCCGCTCGCACGGCCCAATAATCCCCAGAGGCGACCCAAGGGCGCAAGAAGAAGTTGACCGAACTGTCAGCCAACTCAGACACCGCGATCAAACAAGCAGGGTCTTTTAGTATACGTTCATCGGCATTAACAATTTCTTCCATGATCTGTTTTGCCAAGCGGATGTCGGCATCGTAACTAATACCAACCACCAAATCTAAACGGCGTGTCGATTCGCGAGAGAAGTTCACGATAGACCCATCCATCACAGCTGAGTTTGGCATAATAATTACACGGTTGTCTGGTGTTTTCAGGTAGGTATGAAAAAGCTCTATACGATCGACCGTTCCCATTTGACCCGCCGCGTCAATAAAGTCACCGGAACGAAATGGACGCAGAAGAATAATGAGCACGCCCGAAGCGAAATTCGACAAAGAACCTTGCAAAGCAAGACCAACAGCCAAACCTGCCGCACCCAAAATAGCAATAAAGGACGTGGTTTCAACGCCAATTTGCCCAAGTGCCATTAAGGCAATACCAGCAAACATCAAGGCATACATAATGCTCGATGCAAATCCAGCGACAGCCTTATCAACAGACGCTTTAAGCAGTCGCTTCTCACACCAACTAGACACCTTGGAGGCAATAAACTTACCGACAAAGAAAATAACAAGACCAGCAACCAAATTAGTAAGACTGTCTGTTAACCAGGGCATCCACTCAGCCCCTTGCTCAAATAACGCCTCTATTTCATTCATAATTTTTAACCCTCACGCTCTTCTATTTTAAAATAAATCAAACTGTGTAATTTGATTTATGCTGCCACTCATCTAACAATATTTCCAACTGCGAAAGGCCTTGTTTATTAAAACACATACAAAGCCGCCCATTTATTAATTGCGTCCCTTTCACACCATACTCATCGATCAGCAAACACTGCTCTCTTAACTCATCCAGCACATCATCATCTCTTACCGTCATACCAATAAAAGCATGCCATTCATATTCAGGCAAAATCCCTTGAAGCGCCCTTTTCAGCAAGGTCACACACTGATCTTGTGTCAACCTATAATAAGGTACTTTAGATTGATGACGAATAAAAAACAGCACCAGCAAAACTAACAGCAAGAACAAAAAACTGATAGAAACCAACAGCTGAATCAGCATTACTTGAAATCATAAGCCATTAACGATGACTTAGCTCGCTGTAAATGCTCAGTATACTCAACTTCGTAAGCATCCATTTCCAGTCGAAACTTCACTTTCGCGAGCTTGGGTAAGTCGCCCCACTGTTCGTGGGTTGGAATATGCTGAGTTTTCTCGGTAATAATATAAAAGGCTGAAATATCGTCGTCTTCAGACAAGTCTTCACTCAACTGATCCAACAAGTGCTTAATCCGAATACTCGCTTCAATCCAATTCAATTCATCGGTTCCAGCAACACTCAATAGCACTCGGATACTGTCGATCCTTTTTTGACGCTCTTCAAGAAAGCGATTTTCTCCTGCCTGAACCCTTTCTTCTCGGACTTTATTCAATGCAAGCTGGCGTCGAATAAACCAGAGCGAAGCCACAATAACCACCAGCGAGAACAGCAGCACAATCATAAAAGCAGTAAAAGACATAAAAAAACCCAATAAATAGAAAGTGGAAAAACTATATAGTCGTA contains these protein-coding regions:
- the greB gene encoding transcription elongation factor GreB, which produces MSRYRPPSPPKSAYITQEGAQALLSELKYLWKEKRPAVTETVREAAAQGDRSENAEYIYGKKQLREIDSRVRYLEKRLDACTVVDRFPSDQTRVFFGAWVTLEEEEGETKEYRIVGPDELDHHGAYISIDSPVARALLKKQQGDEVTIRLAGGEKTYFIEAIEYRQIVPL
- a CDS encoding mechanosensitive ion channel family protein, whose translation is MNEIEALFEQGAEWMPWLTDSLTNLVAGLVIFFVGKFIASKVSSWCEKRLLKASVDKAVAGFASSIMYALMFAGIALMALGQIGVETTSFIAILGAAGLAVGLALQGSLSNFASGVLIILLRPFRSGDFIDAAGQMGTVDRIELFHTYLKTPDNRVIIMPNSAVMDGSIVNFSRESTRRLDLVVGISYDADIRLAKQIMEEIVNADERILKDPACLIAVSELADSSVNFFLRPWVASGDYWAVRADLLEKIKYTFDERGVGIPYPQMDVHVHKQES
- a CDS encoding DUF2489 domain-containing protein, with product MSFTAFMIVLLFSLVVIVASLWFIRRQLALNKVREERVQAGENRFLEERQKRIDSIRVLLSVAGTDELNWIEASIRIKHLLDQLSEDLSEDDDISAFYIITEKTQHIPTHEQWGDLPKLAKVKFRLEMDAYEVEYTEHLQRAKSSLMAYDFK